In Phycisphaerae bacterium, the following proteins share a genomic window:
- a CDS encoding ferritin family protein, translating to MKKFNISDDILDFAIEGEIEAYKFYTGLATKMDNPEMKKVFLDFAAEEQGHKKQLEDVKKGKVFKVSSEKVADLKIAEFTVDVQPTKNMEYKDALVLAMKKEKKAFQLYTTLANLVEEVTAKQLFESLAQQEAKHKLRFELEYDEIVLKED from the coding sequence ATGAAAAAATTCAATATTTCCGATGACATTCTGGATTTTGCGATTGAAGGCGAAATAGAAGCCTATAAATTCTACACCGGCCTTGCGACTAAAATGGACAATCCCGAAATGAAAAAAGTTTTTCTCGATTTTGCCGCCGAGGAACAGGGCCATAAAAAACAGCTTGAAGACGTCAAAAAAGGCAAGGTCTTTAAGGTAAGCAGTGAAAAAGTCGCCGACCTTAAAATAGCTGAATTCACTGTCGATGTCCAACCAACAAAAAATATGGAATATAAGGATGCCCTCGTTCTGGCGATGAAAAAAGAAAAAAAAGCTTTCCAGTTATATACCACCCTTGCCAATCTCGTCGAAGAGGTTACCGCCAAACAGCTTTTCGAGTCTCTGGCTCAGCAGGAAGCGAAACACAAACTCCGCTTTGAGCTTGAATACGACGAAATAGTGTTAAAAGAAGATTAA